Proteins found in one Agaribacterium sp. ZY112 genomic segment:
- the gmk gene encoding guanylate kinase, which translates to MSNSTLGTLYTVSAPSGAGKTSLLKALIDKEAGLVVSVSHTTRKMRPGEEDAVNYHFVEHQEFEQMIAANAFLEHAKVFSNYYGTSKEAVERLLAGGDDVILEIDWQGAAQVREAYPSTVSIFVLPPSTDALRERLTGRGQDDDETINKRMAEAVSESSHYGEAHYLVINDDFDVALNELACIIHSQRLKLEKQQNRHQDLLKSLCADI; encoded by the coding sequence ATGTCTAATTCCACGCTCGGCACTTTGTATACCGTCAGCGCGCCTTCCGGCGCAGGTAAAACTTCCCTACTTAAAGCTCTTATCGACAAAGAAGCGGGGCTGGTTGTCAGTGTTTCTCACACAACCCGCAAGATGCGCCCCGGCGAAGAAGATGCTGTGAATTACCATTTTGTTGAGCATCAAGAGTTTGAGCAGATGATTGCCGCTAACGCTTTCCTCGAACACGCCAAGGTGTTTTCCAATTATTACGGCACAAGCAAAGAAGCTGTTGAACGCTTGCTTGCTGGCGGTGACGATGTGATCTTGGAAATCGACTGGCAAGGTGCCGCACAAGTTCGCGAAGCCTACCCATCTACCGTCAGTATTTTTGTTTTACCACCCTCGACTGACGCCTTGCGCGAGCGCTTAACAGGTCGCGGCCAAGATGATGATGAGACCATTAACAAACGCATGGCCGAAGCAGTCAGCGAAAGCTCTCATTACGGCGAGGCTCATTATTTGGTCATTAACGATGACTTCGATGTGGCTCTAAACGAGCTGGCCTGCATTATTCACAGCCAGCGCTTGAAGCTAGAAAAACAGCAAAACCGCCATCAAGATTTACTAAAATCACTCTGTGCTGACATATAA
- a CDS encoding DUF1244 domain-containing protein: MNVDELNKEQQEKIEAAVFRRLLKHLDERKDAQNIDLMNLAGFCRNCLSKWYAAEAKELGSEIEKESARERVYGMPYNEWKTLYQKEASAEQLASFEQNKPKD, from the coding sequence ATGAATGTAGATGAACTAAATAAAGAACAACAAGAGAAAATTGAAGCAGCAGTATTTAGACGCTTGTTAAAACATTTAGATGAGCGTAAAGATGCTCAGAATATAGATCTGATGAATCTTGCCGGATTCTGCAGAAACTGCCTGAGTAAATGGTACGCAGCTGAAGCCAAAGAATTGGGCAGCGAGATAGAAAAAGAAAGCGCGCGTGAGCGTGTTTACGGCATGCCTTATAACGAGTGGAAGACCCTTTATCAAAAAGAAGCAAGTGCCGAACAGCTAGCGTCTTTTGAGCAGAATAAACCTAAAGATTAA
- a CDS encoding MFS transporter: MLNAVRLQKKPQHLLLAMVFLMAFGFSSWQVLLNNFVIERANFSGVEIGILQSLREIPGFLAFTAIFLLLIIKEQRFALLSLVVMMLGILLTGFFPNALGLYLTTVLMSLGFHYYETINKSLTLQWLDKKDTAEFMGRALSIKALGALGAYALIWLLMGQLSIDYVWVYAAVGSVGLIASLWLWASFPMFKEKTTQHKKIVLKKRYGLYYLLVFLSGARRQIFVVFAGFLMVEKFGYSVADISALFIVNYLFNLFFARRIGRFIGRLGERPVLLIEYSGLIVVFTCYAFVENSTIAAVLYIVDHMFFALAIALSTYFQKIADQEDIAATSSVSFTINHIAAVFIPALLGLLWVYDHSLVFLAGAVIAVLSLVASCFIPKKPEPGNEYICLGSVER, translated from the coding sequence ATGTTAAATGCTGTTCGGCTGCAAAAAAAGCCTCAACACCTATTATTGGCTATGGTCTTTTTAATGGCTTTTGGTTTTTCAAGCTGGCAGGTGCTACTGAATAACTTTGTTATTGAGCGTGCCAATTTCAGTGGTGTCGAAATTGGCATTTTGCAAAGCCTTAGAGAAATCCCAGGCTTCTTAGCTTTCACCGCTATTTTTTTATTGTTGATCATTAAAGAGCAACGCTTTGCACTCTTAAGCCTTGTTGTCATGATGCTTGGTATCTTGTTGACGGGATTTTTTCCTAATGCCCTAGGTTTATACCTCACCACTGTCTTAATGAGCCTTGGCTTTCATTATTATGAGACCATCAACAAAAGTTTAACCTTACAGTGGCTGGATAAAAAAGATACAGCTGAATTTATGGGGCGGGCCCTCAGCATAAAAGCCTTGGGGGCTTTAGGTGCTTATGCACTTATTTGGCTTTTGATGGGGCAGTTAAGCATTGATTACGTCTGGGTTTATGCGGCTGTTGGTAGTGTGGGTTTGATTGCTAGCTTATGGCTTTGGGCTAGCTTTCCAATGTTTAAAGAAAAAACAACTCAGCATAAAAAAATTGTTCTTAAGAAACGCTACGGCCTGTATTACTTATTGGTTTTTCTAAGTGGTGCACGACGTCAGATATTTGTAGTCTTTGCTGGCTTTTTGATGGTAGAAAAGTTTGGCTATAGCGTGGCTGATATTAGTGCGCTGTTTATTGTTAACTACTTGTTTAACTTGTTTTTCGCTAGGCGCATAGGCCGTTTTATTGGTCGTCTAGGTGAGCGGCCTGTTTTACTAATTGAATACAGCGGTTTGATTGTGGTGTTCACTTGCTATGCCTTTGTGGAAAACTCCACGATAGCTGCAGTGCTTTATATTGTTGATCATATGTTCTTTGCCTTGGCCATCGCCTTGAGCACTTATTTTCAAAAGATTGCGGATCAAGAAGATATCGCTGCAACCTCGAGTGTTAGTTTTACCATAAACCATATTGCAGCCGTATTTATCCCGGCATTACTGGGGCTTCTATGGGTATATGATCATAGCCTCGTTTTTTTAGCAGGTGCGGTGATAGCTGTTTTGTCCTTAGTGGCTTCGTGCTTTATTCCTAAGAAGCCAGAACCCGGTAATGAATATATTTGCTTGGGTTCAGTAGAAAGATAA
- a CDS encoding RidA family protein, producing the protein MPNKAIIHSDNAPEAIGTYSQAVKVGDTVYLSGQIPLIAETMTLVEGDFAAQAHQVFKNLASVCEAANGSLQDIVKLNIYLTDLSNFPIVNEVMGQYFEQPYPARAAIGINQLPKDSLIEADGIMVV; encoded by the coding sequence ATGCCCAATAAAGCCATCATTCACAGTGATAATGCCCCAGAAGCCATCGGCACTTACAGCCAAGCGGTAAAAGTGGGCGATACCGTTTATTTAAGCGGCCAGATTCCTCTTATTGCAGAAACAATGACCTTGGTTGAAGGCGACTTTGCCGCGCAAGCTCATCAAGTATTTAAAAACTTAGCTTCTGTTTGCGAAGCTGCTAACGGCTCTTTACAAGACATTGTTAAATTAAATATTTATTTAACTGACCTTAGTAACTTCCCTATCGTTAACGAAGTTATGGGGCAGTATTTTGAGCAACCTTACCCTGCACGTGCAGCTATCGGCATCAACCAGCTTCCAAAAGATTCTTTAATCGAAGCTGACGGCATTATGGTTGTTTAA
- a CDS encoding SDR family oxidoreductase — MSTLVITGANRGIGLALAQTYKAQDWRVIALVRRTSSELSLCADRVIEDVDLSDSYSIKQVADTLSATKIDLLINNAGILFSENLDQVSESSMEQQFLVNALAPIRLSSALSPCLQAGSKIAMITSRMGSIEDNGSGAYYGYRMSKAALNAGAKSLALDLRQKGISVALLHPGFVQTDMVNFAGDIDTQTAAQRLSQRIDELNIENTGGFWHSNGEPLPW; from the coding sequence ATGAGTACTTTGGTGATTACTGGCGCTAATCGCGGTATTGGCTTGGCGTTGGCGCAAACGTATAAGGCGCAAGATTGGCGTGTCATTGCTTTGGTAAGACGCACAAGCAGTGAACTAAGTCTATGTGCCGATCGAGTTATTGAAGATGTTGACCTTTCTGATTCCTACTCTATTAAACAGGTAGCGGATACCTTATCTGCGACAAAGATAGATTTATTAATAAATAATGCGGGTATTCTTTTTAGTGAGAACTTGGATCAGGTTTCAGAGTCAAGCATGGAACAGCAATTTCTAGTTAATGCTTTGGCTCCAATACGCTTGAGTTCTGCTCTTAGTCCCTGTTTGCAGGCGGGGTCTAAAATAGCAATGATCACCAGTCGTATGGGTTCGATTGAAGATAATGGCAGTGGTGCCTATTACGGTTATCGAATGAGCAAGGCCGCGCTCAATGCTGGAGCTAAATCTTTAGCGTTAGACTTGCGTCAGAAAGGTATTTCGGTTGCATTATTACATCCTGGTTTTGTGCAAACAGACATGGTGAATTTTGCTGGCGATATCGATACGCAAACCGCAGCACAACGCCTAAGTCAGCGTATAGACGAATTAAACATAGAAAACACAGGCGGCTTTTGGCACAGCAACGGCGAGCCTTTACCTTGGTAA
- the rrtA gene encoding rhombosortase — protein sequence MSNKQGLSAQRLRELSDLFIVVLVVFVAGVFHQELNPWFSWDRQAIDAGQWWRLLSANLMHLNVNHMLMNLSVYVLAAILFQASAGWKQWYASIVLIGLGVGLGLYWFDPNLVNYVGLSGLLYGLIAQQLLLQCRQQPLIYLLIYAVLVYKVVSQQGDDFEPSEMKEFIGGNVVASSHLIGLICGNFIAASIYLYRALFTMSKINKEEENKE from the coding sequence ATGAGTAATAAGCAAGGTTTAAGTGCGCAACGCCTTAGAGAGTTAAGTGATCTCTTTATCGTTGTCCTAGTCGTTTTTGTTGCGGGGGTCTTTCACCAAGAGCTTAACCCTTGGTTTAGCTGGGACAGACAAGCCATCGATGCCGGACAGTGGTGGCGTTTATTAAGCGCTAATTTAATGCACTTAAATGTTAATCACATGCTAATGAATTTAAGTGTGTATGTTCTTGCGGCCATCTTATTTCAAGCTTCAGCTGGCTGGAAACAATGGTATGCAAGCATAGTATTGATCGGCCTTGGTGTTGGCCTTGGTTTGTACTGGTTTGACCCTAATTTAGTTAACTATGTTGGTCTCAGCGGCTTGCTTTATGGTCTAATTGCTCAGCAATTACTGCTGCAATGCCGCCAACAGCCACTTATCTACTTATTAATTTATGCGGTATTAGTTTACAAAGTTGTATCTCAACAGGGAGATGATTTTGAGCCTAGTGAAATGAAAGAGTTTATAGGTGGTAATGTTGTTGCGTCGTCTCACCTAATTGGTTTGATATGCGGGAACTTTATTGCTGCTAGCATTTATTTATATCGTGCTCTTTTTACGATGTCTAAGATAAATAAGGAAGAAGAAAACAAGGAGTAA
- a CDS encoding helix-turn-helix domain-containing protein yields the protein MEEQILEDFGAHLRSLRLAAGLSQEQLALKAGLDRTYVSGVERGLRNLSLLNLVKIAQALELTLPELVDFSENSRHG from the coding sequence ATGGAAGAGCAAATTCTAGAAGACTTTGGGGCTCATTTGAGGTCACTGCGTTTGGCGGCAGGTTTGAGTCAAGAGCAGTTGGCGCTAAAAGCTGGGCTCGATCGTACCTATGTCAGTGGTGTTGAGAGAGGTTTAAGAAACCTCAGCTTATTAAACCTTGTGAAGATAGCTCAAGCTCTTGAGTTAACTCTTCCTGAGCTTGTCGACTTCTCGGAAAATTCGCGTCATGGCTAG
- the rpoZ gene encoding DNA-directed RNA polymerase subunit omega, whose amino-acid sequence MARITVEDCLQYVDNRFELVLLGSRRARQIAVMGKEPMVPVDNDKPTVIALREIEEGLIDNAVLAEAEAEDEGFDELLNLDAAEGEQPAAPEL is encoded by the coding sequence ATGGCTCGAATTACTGTAGAAGATTGCCTGCAATACGTAGACAACCGCTTTGAACTCGTACTTTTAGGCAGCCGCCGCGCTCGCCAAATCGCGGTTATGGGCAAAGAACCTATGGTCCCTGTCGACAACGACAAGCCGACCGTTATCGCTCTACGCGAAATTGAAGAAGGCCTTATCGACAATGCTGTGCTCGCAGAAGCGGAAGCAGAAGATGAAGGTTTTGATGAACTACTTAATTTGGACGCCGCTGAAGGCGAGCAGCCTGCTGCTCCAGAACTCTAA
- a CDS encoding MAPEG family protein: MMKFSGLLENYHASLAALWLILLTMFIQSLVAMVAHRRQASYIPGIVDPNLSHSSFVFRSDRCFRNSLENSLIMIACIVLAMNLGMAAITLAWLAWIYALARIVHMVLYYAIATEKNPSPRSYFFGIGFICNLVLLIWLALLL; this comes from the coding sequence ATGATGAAATTTTCAGGTTTATTAGAAAACTACCATGCAAGCTTGGCCGCGCTTTGGCTGATTCTACTTACTATGTTCATCCAAAGCTTGGTAGCCATGGTTGCTCATAGAAGGCAGGCGAGTTATATACCGGGTATTGTTGATCCTAATTTGAGCCACTCGAGTTTTGTTTTTCGATCCGATCGCTGTTTTCGCAATAGCTTAGAGAATAGCCTGATCATGATTGCCTGTATTGTCCTAGCTATGAACCTAGGTATGGCGGCTATCACATTAGCTTGGCTGGCTTGGATTTATGCTTTGGCTCGCATTGTTCACATGGTGCTGTATTACGCGATAGCAACAGAAAAGAACCCGAGCCCAAGATCCTACTTTTTTGGTATTGGCTTTATTTGTAACCTAGTGCTCTTAATATGGCTGGCGTTATTGCTATAA
- a CDS encoding bifunctional (p)ppGpp synthetase/guanosine-3',5'-bis(diphosphate) 3'-pyrophosphohydrolase, with product MEAPNRTISIDNFAHGLSSYLEPAQILKVKRAYYYAEQAHLGQFRRSGEAYITHPLEVANILASIHMDHQTLMAAMLHDVIEDCGIGKDAIQQQFGRTVADLVDGVSKLAKIEYETQAEKQAENFQKMALAMAKDLRVVVIKLGDRLHNMRTLGVMPPEKKRRIAKETLEIYSPIAQRLGMNDWRVEFEDQCFKAMHPLRSARLQASLNQVRGNRRSIVEKIQLALEERLQRQQIEGLVIGREKHLYSIYSKMRSKHKSFKEIMDVFAFRIIVDEIDTCYRTLGVIHNLYKPIPGEFKDYIAIPKVNGYQSLHTVVIGKHGVPIEVQIRTKEMDELASSGVAAHWLYKANEIDSSAVANFDRANRWIKRLMEIKQHTNTSLEFVENVKIDLFKDEVYIFTPKGAIIELPTGSTAVDFAYAVHTDVGNSCVACRINDRPAPLSQRLESGQKIKIITSERSQPNPSWLNFVVTAKARSAIRHYLKNQRHTESLELGKRMIERALSHADYDFAELKEEQLQLLLQHTNVETVDDLFEAIGLGKVNAATAIQALAPEAQVEGGAPITIDRADGVLISFARCCCPIPGDPIIGHLSADKGIVVHRTNCNNVRDLRSKKENISDTHWAHTIDGEFMAEIRVEVLSERGIIATLATRLASTGTSIERIQVDERDAEHSVINLTISVENRLHLANIMRKVRTMSSVEKIYRVRNHKRSR from the coding sequence ATGGAAGCCCCGAATCGCACGATTAGCATTGATAATTTTGCGCACGGGCTTAGCTCATATCTTGAGCCCGCTCAGATCCTTAAGGTCAAGCGGGCTTATTATTACGCCGAACAAGCTCATCTAGGGCAGTTTAGGCGCAGCGGTGAAGCCTACATCACCCACCCCTTAGAAGTCGCCAATATCCTCGCTAGCATTCATATGGACCATCAAACCTTGATGGCCGCAATGTTGCACGATGTCATTGAAGACTGCGGTATAGGCAAAGATGCCATTCAACAGCAATTTGGTCGTACCGTTGCTGATCTGGTTGACGGCGTCAGTAAACTCGCCAAAATCGAATACGAAACCCAGGCTGAAAAACAAGCCGAAAACTTTCAAAAAATGGCCTTAGCCATGGCGAAAGATTTACGCGTTGTTGTTATTAAGTTGGGTGACCGCCTGCACAATATGCGCACTCTGGGCGTAATGCCCCCAGAAAAAAAGCGCCGCATTGCTAAAGAAACCTTAGAAATCTATTCCCCGATTGCTCAACGCCTGGGCATGAATGACTGGCGAGTAGAGTTTGAAGATCAGTGTTTCAAAGCCATGCACCCTTTGCGCAGTGCACGCCTGCAAGCCTCATTGAATCAAGTTCGCGGCAACCGCCGTTCTATTGTCGAAAAGATTCAACTTGCTCTCGAAGAGCGCCTGCAGCGCCAACAAATAGAAGGTTTAGTAATAGGCCGCGAAAAGCACTTGTACAGCATCTATTCAAAGATGCGCAGCAAGCATAAAAGCTTTAAAGAGATCATGGATGTCTTTGCTTTTCGCATTATCGTTGATGAAATCGATACCTGTTATCGCACCTTGGGTGTGATCCACAATTTATATAAACCTATTCCTGGGGAATTTAAAGACTATATTGCCATCCCCAAGGTTAACGGCTATCAAAGTTTGCACACCGTGGTTATCGGTAAACACGGTGTGCCCATTGAGGTGCAAATTCGCACCAAAGAAATGGATGAGCTCGCAAGCTCCGGGGTTGCCGCTCACTGGCTCTACAAAGCAAATGAGATAGACAGCTCTGCCGTTGCTAACTTTGATCGAGCCAACCGCTGGATCAAACGCTTAATGGAAATTAAGCAGCACACCAATACCTCTTTAGAATTTGTTGAAAATGTAAAAATCGATCTCTTTAAAGATGAGGTTTATATTTTCACACCTAAGGGCGCAATTATTGAGTTGCCAACCGGTTCTACCGCTGTCGACTTTGCCTATGCCGTACATACCGATGTCGGTAATAGCTGTGTCGCTTGTCGAATTAATGACAGACCTGCGCCACTTAGTCAGCGTTTAGAAAGCGGACAAAAAATTAAAATCATCACCAGTGAACGCAGCCAGCCTAATCCAAGTTGGTTAAATTTTGTTGTTACTGCAAAAGCTCGCTCCGCTATACGTCACTACTTAAAAAATCAGCGCCACACGGAAAGCCTTGAGCTTGGTAAGCGTATGATTGAACGCGCCTTAAGCCATGCCGACTATGATTTTGCAGAACTTAAAGAAGAGCAACTGCAGCTACTCTTGCAACATACGAATGTTGAAACCGTTGATGACCTTTTTGAAGCAATAGGTTTAGGTAAAGTTAATGCTGCCACAGCCATTCAAGCTCTAGCTCCTGAAGCTCAAGTGGAAGGTGGTGCGCCAATTACTATTGATCGAGCCGACGGCGTGCTTATTAGTTTCGCTCGCTGCTGCTGCCCTATCCCAGGCGACCCTATTATTGGCCACTTAAGTGCCGATAAAGGCATTGTTGTGCATCGCACCAATTGCAACAATGTTAGAGACTTACGCAGTAAAAAAGAAAATATCAGTGATACGCACTGGGCTCACACGATTGATGGTGAGTTTATGGCAGAGATTCGCGTAGAAGTTCTAAGTGAACGTGGAATTATCGCCACACTTGCGACCCGCCTTGCCAGTACAGGAACCAGTATTGAGCGTATTCAAGTTGATGAACGCGATGCTGAGCACAGCGTTATTAATTTAACCATCAGCGTTGAGAATCGTCTGCACCTTGCCAATATCATGCGTAAAGTTCGAACCATGAGCTCGGTCGAAAAAATATACCGAGTCAGAAATCACAAACGTTCTCGTTAG
- a CDS encoding SLC13 family permease: MDALLTLAVLTFVLLALISNKVAADLVLMAAVTILILSGVLSPAEALTGFANPGVITIATLYVVAAGLIETGAVQWLAHYVLGRPKSSRSAQQRLILPTALLSAFTNNTAVVAMFTPAIQNWAEQLKIPPSKLLIPLSYAAIIGGTCTIIGTSTNLIVYGLLQEHNNIELGLFDIALLGIPLCLGFIVFMYLFGQKLLPNRNNTSEQISEVRQYCVAFRVEKGPLIGARIRDAGLRHLRSGFLIELQRSKKLHTAIDPSWTLEENDILHFLGGPELAQELGKVIGLRPAHDDFSELDIKSDQRCLVEVVLGPEFPGLGKSVRESRFRSRFNAAILSISRNGEQLPGSLGEQQFKVGDTLLLECGTEFVDQYRFRKDFLLVSPLSDSGLPTFTKVPRALAILSCMILSTTLGFTSILESVLLAAGAMLLFRCVGAAKARRQIDLQVIVVIAASFALGAAMNKSGAADMIAATLMHEAIASPMLALVMLYFLTVLFTELMTNNAAAVLMFPIAQSFSQQFDVSILPFAIVLMTAASASFITPLGYQTNLMVYGPGQYRYSDYVKIGTPLSILIALITLTLVPLIWSF, from the coding sequence ATGGATGCCTTACTGACGCTGGCCGTACTCACATTTGTTTTACTGGCCTTAATCAGTAATAAAGTAGCCGCCGACCTTGTACTCATGGCAGCGGTTACTATTTTAATTTTAAGTGGTGTATTAAGCCCCGCAGAAGCCCTAACTGGTTTCGCCAACCCTGGGGTGATTACCATTGCCACTTTGTACGTGGTCGCCGCAGGCTTAATCGAAACAGGAGCCGTACAGTGGCTTGCCCACTATGTTCTCGGCCGGCCTAAAAGCTCAAGAAGTGCCCAGCAACGTTTAATACTGCCAACCGCCTTACTCAGTGCGTTCACCAATAACACCGCTGTAGTCGCTATGTTTACGCCGGCCATTCAAAATTGGGCCGAACAATTAAAAATCCCCCCCTCAAAACTTTTAATTCCACTGAGTTACGCGGCGATCATTGGCGGTACCTGTACCATTATCGGCACCAGTACCAATCTTATTGTTTACGGCCTATTACAGGAACATAACAACATTGAACTCGGGCTTTTTGATATTGCCTTGTTGGGCATCCCCTTGTGCCTTGGTTTTATTGTGTTTATGTATCTTTTTGGCCAGAAATTATTACCCAACCGCAACAACACATCAGAGCAAATTTCAGAAGTGCGCCAATACTGTGTCGCTTTTCGTGTTGAAAAAGGCCCTTTAATTGGCGCGCGTATACGCGATGCGGGTTTAAGACATTTACGCTCAGGCTTTTTAATTGAGCTACAACGCTCAAAGAAATTACACACCGCTATCGACCCAAGTTGGACCCTAGAAGAAAACGATATTTTACATTTTCTAGGCGGGCCTGAACTCGCACAGGAGCTCGGCAAAGTTATCGGGCTTAGACCTGCGCACGATGACTTTAGTGAACTCGATATTAAAAGTGATCAGCGCTGTTTAGTTGAAGTTGTATTAGGCCCCGAATTCCCTGGTCTTGGAAAAAGTGTTCGCGAAAGTCGTTTCCGAAGCCGCTTTAACGCCGCTATTTTGTCTATTAGTCGCAATGGTGAGCAATTACCGGGTAGCCTTGGCGAACAGCAATTTAAAGTTGGTGATACCTTATTACTTGAATGCGGTACAGAATTTGTTGATCAGTACCGCTTTCGTAAGGATTTTCTATTAGTTAGCCCCTTAAGCGACAGCGGCTTGCCAACCTTCACTAAGGTTCCTAGAGCTCTTGCCATTTTGAGCTGCATGATTTTATCTACCACCCTTGGTTTTACCAGCATATTGGAAAGCGTGCTGTTGGCAGCTGGAGCTATGCTCTTATTTCGCTGCGTAGGTGCAGCAAAAGCTCGAAGACAAATTGATTTACAAGTGATAGTGGTGATTGCCGCTAGCTTTGCACTCGGTGCCGCAATGAATAAAAGCGGCGCCGCTGACATGATTGCCGCAACGCTTATGCATGAGGCAATAGCATCACCCATGCTTGCCTTAGTGATGTTATATTTTTTGACGGTACTGTTCACCGAGTTAATGACAAACAATGCCGCTGCAGTGCTTATGTTTCCAATTGCCCAGAGTTTTTCACAGCAATTTGATGTCAGCATCCTACCCTTTGCCATTGTCTTAATGACCGCAGCATCGGCCAGCTTTATCACCCCATTAGGTTATCAAACCAACCTGATGGTTTATGGCCCTGGCCAATACCGCTACAGCGATTACGTAAAAATTGGTACGCCACTGAGTATTCTAATAGCACTAATTACACTTACTTTAGTGCCTTTAATTTGGTCTTTTTAA
- a CDS encoding DUF2075 domain-containing protein has protein sequence MARRSYFYSSFEEFLALTDEHVIGEITSVHHQEIVFQQRNAWLEQCRLLREILPLLPSGHLHFEFLIPRMGRRVDVVLFIEAHVFCLEFKVGSNGFSAADRYQAESYALDLKSFHRGSHELPIFPVLISTSVNNSGRSTSSILKDGVANLLCTNGEDLAEFILNSLKTVDALSIHHDKWLKSAYEPTPTIIEAAQALYADHSVDEISRSEAGASNLAVTSAEIRKIVHRCRIKNKKAICFVTGVPGAGKTLVGLDIATHSKDKNELGVYLSGNGPLVKILQEALARDKKSRILKLRKDDALREAKTHVQNVHHFRDEYLGEDIAPADKVVIFDEAQRAWDRKNTSQFMRTKKNVEGFDQSEPEFLVSVMDRHDSWCVIVALIGGGQEINKGEAGLLGWVEALKQFEEWEVHFPEQLRKSEFCGTVVEFPEEEGRWLAKPELHLSTSIRSFRSNIVSSFIHELVHNNAVRAKELYGLLQDKYPIYVTRDLSAAKAWLNFKAKLNESKGMLACSSAKRLRAENFYCPDGLDPVNWFLCPRGDVRSSHALEEAASEFDVQGLELDWTIVGWDGDYRYKNNRFEHWEFKGSKWNQRRSEEKKMYLENAYRVLLTRARQGFVIFVPKGDESDLTRQPEFYDETYAYLRSCGIAELEVSKP, from the coding sequence ATGGCTAGGCGCAGTTACTTTTATAGTAGTTTTGAAGAGTTTTTAGCTCTTACTGATGAGCACGTTATCGGGGAAATCACCTCCGTACATCATCAAGAGATTGTGTTTCAGCAGCGAAATGCATGGTTAGAGCAGTGCAGGTTATTGCGTGAGATACTGCCTTTACTTCCTTCTGGCCACCTACACTTTGAATTTTTGATTCCTAGAATGGGGAGGCGTGTTGATGTTGTTCTGTTTATTGAAGCTCATGTTTTTTGTTTGGAGTTTAAAGTTGGCTCGAACGGCTTCAGTGCTGCTGACAGGTATCAAGCCGAGAGTTATGCCCTAGATCTCAAGAGTTTTCATCGCGGTTCTCATGAGCTTCCTATTTTTCCTGTACTGATCTCAACATCTGTAAATAATTCTGGTCGGTCGACTTCATCAATTTTGAAGGATGGAGTCGCAAACTTGCTATGTACGAATGGTGAGGATCTAGCGGAATTTATTCTCAATAGTCTAAAAACTGTAGACGCGCTATCTATTCACCATGATAAATGGCTGAAATCAGCTTACGAACCTACTCCAACTATTATCGAGGCTGCGCAGGCCTTATACGCCGATCACAGCGTTGATGAGATTTCCCGTTCGGAAGCGGGAGCTAGCAATTTGGCTGTTACCTCCGCTGAAATTCGAAAGATCGTTCACCGATGCCGAATAAAAAACAAAAAAGCTATTTGTTTTGTGACTGGGGTTCCCGGTGCCGGTAAAACGCTTGTAGGTTTAGATATAGCGACGCACTCCAAGGATAAGAATGAACTAGGCGTCTATCTTTCAGGAAATGGACCTTTAGTTAAGATTCTTCAAGAAGCGCTGGCGCGAGATAAGAAGTCACGAATTCTAAAGCTGAGAAAAGATGATGCGCTGCGCGAAGCAAAAACTCACGTACAAAACGTGCATCACTTTAGAGATGAATATTTAGGAGAAGATATCGCACCTGCTGATAAGGTGGTTATTTTCGACGAAGCTCAGCGTGCTTGGGATAGGAAAAACACCTCTCAATTTATGCGAACTAAAAAGAATGTAGAGGGTTTTGATCAGTCAGAACCAGAATTCTTAGTTAGCGTAATGGATAGGCATGATAGCTGGTGTGTGATCGTTGCTTTAATTGGCGGCGGTCAGGAGATTAATAAAGGTGAAGCTGGATTATTAGGCTGGGTTGAAGCTTTAAAGCAGTTTGAAGAATGGGAAGTTCATTTCCCTGAGCAGCTGCGCAAAAGTGAATTTTGTGGAACGGTTGTAGAGTTTCCGGAAGAAGAGGGTCGCTGGCTTGCCAAGCCTGAACTGCACCTGAGTACATCAATACGTTCATTTCGATCGAATATTGTTTCTAGCTTTATCCATGAGTTGGTGCATAACAACGCAGTACGAGCAAAAGAGCTCTACGGTTTGTTACAGGATAAATATCCAATTTATGTAACACGAGATCTATCAGCTGCAAAAGCTTGGTTGAATTTCAAAGCTAAGTTAAATGAGAGTAAAGGCATGCTTGCTTGCTCAAGTGCTAAGCGTCTTCGGGCTGAAAACTTTTATTGCCCAGATGGTCTCGACCCAGTGAATTGGTTTTTATGCCCAAGGGGCGATGTGAGGAGTAGCCATGCCTTGGAGGAGGCTGCGAGCGAATTTGATGTGCAAGGTTTGGAGCTAGATTGGACCATCGTTGGTTGGGATGGGGACTATCGCTATAAAAATAACCGCTTTGAGCATTGGGAGTTCAAAGGTTCGAAATGGAATCAGCGACGTAGCGAAGAGAAAAAGATGTACCTGGAGAACGCCTACCGAGTTTTACTTACAAGGGCGCGGCAGGGTTTTGTAATTTTTGTACCGAAGGGTGATGAAAGTGATCTTACTCGGCAGCCAGAATTTTATGATGAAACATACGCTTATCTTCGTTCATGCGGTATTGCTGAGCTAGAGGTAAGTAAGCCCTGA